In one Methanobacteriaceae archaeon genomic region, the following are encoded:
- the porC gene encoding pyruvate synthase subunit PorC, translating into MIEIRFHGRGGQGSVTAAEILAKAAFEDGKYSQAFPFFGVERRGAPVMAFTRINDEPIRRRYQVYNPDYVVVLDEGLLEVVDVFSGLKSHSMAIINTQGEAPEHEGSETHVIDATGIALEKLGLPIVNTVMLGAFAGATGQVSLDSIIKIIKETFPGKVGEKNAVAAKAAYEHVK; encoded by the coding sequence ATGATCGAAATTCGCTTTCACGGACGCGGTGGTCAGGGCTCTGTTACAGCGGCAGAGATTTTAGCAAAGGCTGCTTTCGAAGATGGAAAGTATTCACAAGCATTTCCCTTTTTTGGCGTTGAAAGAAGAGGCGCTCCCGTCATGGCATTCACAAGAATAAACGATGAACCAATTAGACGACGATATCAAGTTTATAACCCAGATTACGTTGTAGTACTTGATGAAGGACTTTTAGAAGTAGTAGATGTGTTTTCAGGTCTTAAAAGCCACAGTATGGCAATTATAAATACTCAGGGAGAAGCACCTGAACACGAAGGCTCTGAAACCCATGTAATAGATGCTACAGGAATTGCACTGGAAAAGTTAGGTTTACCAATTGTAAATACTGTTATGCTTGGTGCATTTGCAGGAGCTACAGGACAAGTAAGCCTTGATTCCATTATAAAAATTATAAAAGAAACTTTCCCAGGTAAAGTTGGAGAAAAAAACGCTGTTGCTGCTAAAGCAGCTTACGAGCATGTTAAATGA
- the porD gene encoding pyruvate synthase subunit PorD has product MESIGGAVKKPGSTRNNKTGSWRTFKPILDKETCIDCDNCIIFCPEGCLNKEHDIDYDYCKGCGICAEECPVKAIKMERE; this is encoded by the coding sequence ATGGAATCCATCGGAGGAGCTGTCAAAAAACCCGGAAGTACCCGGAATAATAAGACAGGAAGTTGGAGAACATTTAAGCCCATACTTGACAAGGAAACATGCATAGATTGCGATAACTGCATTATTTTCTGTCCAGAGGGTTGTTTAAATAAAGAACACGATATTGATTACGATTATTGCAAAGGGTGCGGCATATGTGCCGAAGAATGCCCTGTAAAAGCCATAAAAATGGAGAGAGAATAA